One Sulfuricurvum sp. DNA window includes the following coding sequences:
- the glp gene encoding gephyrin-like molybdotransferase Glp, with amino-acid sequence MAISVEEALGLIYSHAKSLGTEIIPIENSLGRVLAEDITALYCLPPYDNSAMDGYAVSISDAGKTLKQSCTIFAGDKDEIRLVEEQCIRIMTGAKIPQGCEAIVPIEEVSVVNEQVTLPTSIKASAHIRLKGEDIQAGALLLTRGTLLYAHHITLLASQGITHVSLFQRPKVALFASGNELKMHYERIESHQLYNTNTPTFVARAEELGCDVLFSGTAEDTMESIQSHIKSTLNADFIITSGGVSVGDADFTKEAFRSLGLETLFESVEIKPGKPTTFGRIGNTLILNLPGNPLAAALCFELFAQSTILSLSGRNDKYINTISTVMGSPFTMKKGRRSLIPGWFNGESFTPSEKFAPGMVLPLSRANAFMMVDASVEGFEQGSSVKIIPTRWCMSSEVQKSLITF; translated from the coding sequence ATGGCGATCAGTGTAGAAGAGGCGTTGGGTTTAATCTATTCCCATGCAAAAAGTCTCGGAACAGAAATAATTCCCATCGAAAACTCACTCGGTCGTGTATTAGCAGAAGATATCACAGCACTCTATTGCCTCCCTCCCTATGATAACTCTGCGATGGACGGATACGCCGTCTCCATCAGTGATGCGGGTAAAACACTCAAACAATCCTGTACTATCTTCGCCGGTGATAAAGATGAGATTCGCCTTGTCGAAGAGCAATGTATCCGTATTATGACAGGTGCTAAAATCCCTCAAGGGTGCGAAGCAATCGTCCCCATCGAAGAGGTAAGTGTCGTCAACGAACAAGTAACTCTCCCTACATCCATTAAAGCTTCTGCTCATATACGACTCAAAGGGGAAGATATTCAAGCAGGAGCATTGCTTCTCACCCGTGGAACACTCCTTTATGCCCATCACATAACCCTCCTCGCATCTCAGGGGATTACCCACGTTTCTCTATTCCAACGTCCCAAAGTAGCCCTTTTCGCTTCGGGTAATGAGCTTAAAATGCATTATGAGCGAATCGAGTCACATCAGCTTTATAATACCAATACCCCTACATTTGTCGCACGTGCAGAGGAGCTTGGGTGTGATGTTCTCTTTAGCGGGACGGCAGAAGATACGATGGAGAGTATCCAAAGTCATATCAAAAGCACCCTCAATGCCGATTTTATTATCACTTCGGGTGGTGTAAGTGTCGGTGATGCCGATTTTACCAAAGAGGCATTTCGCTCTTTAGGGCTGGAAACTCTGTTCGAATCGGTGGAGATTAAACCCGGTAAACCCACCACCTTTGGACGTATCGGCAATACCTTAATCCTCAATCTCCCCGGCAACCCTCTCGCGGCGGCATTGTGTTTTGAACTTTTCGCTCAGTCTACCATCCTCTCACTCAGTGGTAGAAACGATAAATATATCAATACCATCTCCACCGTAATGGGCTCACCGTTCACCATGAAAAAAGGGAGACGCTCCCTCATCCCCGGATGGTTTAATGGGGAGTCTTTTACCCCATCGGAAAAATTTGCCCCTGGTATGGTACTACCCCTTTCACGTGCCAATGCATTTATGATGGTGGATGCTAGCGTAGAGGGATTTGAACAGGGTTCAAGCGTTAAAATCATCCCTACCCGTTGGTGTATGAGCAGCGAGGTTCAAAAGTCGTTAATAACCTTTTAA
- a CDS encoding RsmE family RNA methyltransferase — MLHQQAGSQELVISGEEYKYLIKVRRHKVDDLIIFRHKEQLQTAYYYRLNRTDGKNGYFSLESSVKNLCEAPKKLHIGWCIVDPKTIEKTLPMLTELGVAKITFIHCRRSQQNFRLDFERFNRIMESSIMQCGRTSFIELSETPALSTFLTTHPEAVILDFGGEALGVDEEIETVVIGCEGGFDEGERKGFNSHCIRHFNLPMILRSETAAVAIASMRL; from the coding sequence ATGCTTCATCAGCAAGCGGGTTCGCAAGAACTCGTTATATCGGGAGAAGAGTATAAATATCTCATCAAAGTACGCCGACATAAAGTGGATGATCTCATCATCTTTCGCCATAAAGAGCAACTGCAAACAGCCTATTACTATCGCCTAAATCGAACCGATGGTAAAAATGGCTATTTTAGCTTGGAAAGTTCTGTTAAGAATCTTTGCGAAGCACCGAAAAAACTCCATATTGGATGGTGTATCGTTGATCCCAAGACTATCGAAAAAACCTTACCGATGCTTACCGAACTAGGGGTCGCTAAAATTACGTTTATCCATTGTCGCCGCTCTCAGCAAAACTTTCGACTCGATTTTGAACGGTTCAACCGAATTATGGAGAGTTCGATAATGCAATGCGGACGTACCTCTTTTATAGAACTCTCCGAAACTCCTGCACTTAGTACGTTTTTAACCACCCATCCCGAAGCGGTTATTTTGGATTTCGGAGGGGAAGCCCTTGGAGTCGATGAAGAGATTGAAACCGTAGTCATCGGATGCGAGGGGGGATTTGATGAGGGTGAGCGAAAAGGATTTAATAGCCACTGTATCCGTCATTTTAACCTCCCGATGATTTTACGTTCAGAGACAGCGGCGGTGGCGATTGCCTCGATGAGGTTGTAA
- the rpmE gene encoding 50S ribosomal protein L31 yields MKKDLHPNVVESTVVCACGNTFTTTSTKESIRVDICNECHPFYTGSERQVDTAGRIDKFKKRYALNS; encoded by the coding sequence ATGAAAAAAGATCTTCACCCAAATGTTGTAGAGAGTACAGTAGTATGTGCTTGTGGTAACACATTTACAACAACAAGTACAAAAGAATCAATCCGTGTTGATATTTGTAATGAATGTCACCCGTTCTATACAGGTTCTGAGCGTCAAGTAGACACTGCTGGACGTATCGATAAATTCAAAAAACGTTACGCATTAAATTCGTAA
- the rsmI gene encoding 16S rRNA (cytidine(1402)-2'-O)-methyltransferase — MLSLVPTPIGNISDISIRSLEVLSVADIILCEDTRVTKKLIHLLKERHNLTTTEPQFLSLHSHNELEFVSKLTPEFFNGNVVYVSDAGMPGISDPGQMLVRYCLDKGINYDILPGANAVLSAFVASGFCETKMLFFGFLPHKGHDRSAALQEALFNGYTTVLYESPKRLEKLLSEIAISAPVRRVFLAKELTKKFQRFFHGTAQQLLSEMESEIRGEWVVVIEASESRGASLNEQDILELDIPKKAASKLIAKITGENPKECYTRLLNY, encoded by the coding sequence ATGCTAAGCCTCGTCCCAACCCCTATCGGTAATATTTCTGATATATCTATCCGTTCACTTGAAGTTCTCTCTGTTGCTGATATTATCCTCTGCGAAGATACCCGTGTTACTAAAAAACTGATTCATCTACTCAAAGAACGTCACAACCTCACCACGACTGAACCCCAATTTCTGAGTCTCCATTCGCATAATGAATTGGAATTTGTTTCAAAACTGACACCAGAGTTTTTTAATGGTAATGTCGTCTATGTCAGTGATGCCGGGATGCCGGGGATTAGTGATCCTGGACAGATGCTGGTACGCTATTGTTTGGATAAGGGAATAAATTATGATATTCTTCCCGGTGCGAACGCCGTTTTGAGTGCATTTGTGGCGAGTGGCTTTTGTGAGACAAAAATGCTTTTTTTCGGATTTTTACCGCACAAAGGGCATGATCGCTCCGCCGCACTTCAAGAGGCATTGTTCAATGGTTATACGACAGTGTTGTATGAATCTCCCAAACGTTTAGAGAAATTACTTTCAGAGATTGCAATTTCTGCACCAGTACGCCGAGTTTTTTTAGCCAAAGAGTTGACGAAAAAATTTCAACGTTTTTTCCACGGTACGGCACAACAATTGCTTAGCGAGATGGAATCGGAGATACGGGGAGAGTGGGTTGTTGTAATCGAAGCTTCTGAATCTCGTGGAGCGAGCCTCAATGAACAGGATATTCTTGAACTTGATATCCCCAAAAAAGCGGCTTCTAAGCTGATTGCAAAAATTACGGGTGAAAATCCAAAAGAGTGCTATACTCGCCTCTTAAACTACTAA
- the rlmB gene encoding 23S rRNA (guanosine(2251)-2'-O)-methyltransferase RlmB yields the protein MLIYGKQPVFYALERHRSRIKTLYLAKEIDKKEYGLLMKMGFEVKRIPENAAQAMVKGGNHQGYIAEISQMVPYASPFLKSCSFVVILSSITDMGNIGALVRSAYALGVDALVISGIKEPNFESIIRTSSGAALDLPIVVIHNIHDVMHELKQSKFSLYGAVLGGENVREMSFAPKRALILGNEGEGLSGRVQKGLDHGVSIPMAHDFDSLNVGVAGAILMERMR from the coding sequence ATGCTTATTTACGGAAAACAACCGGTGTTTTATGCCCTAGAGCGTCACCGTTCACGGATTAAAACACTCTATCTTGCCAAAGAGATTGATAAAAAAGAGTACGGTCTGTTGATGAAAATGGGTTTTGAAGTAAAACGTATCCCTGAAAACGCGGCGCAAGCAATGGTCAAGGGGGGGAATCATCAAGGCTACATTGCTGAAATTTCTCAAATGGTCCCTTATGCCTCCCCATTTTTAAAATCGTGCAGTTTTGTTGTGATTTTAAGCTCCATAACCGATATGGGTAACATCGGGGCATTAGTGCGCAGTGCGTATGCACTGGGTGTAGATGCGTTAGTCATTAGCGGTATAAAAGAGCCGAATTTTGAATCAATTATCCGAACGAGCAGCGGAGCAGCACTCGATTTACCGATAGTTGTGATTCATAATATCCATGATGTTATGCATGAGTTAAAACAATCGAAATTTTCACTTTATGGGGCAGTTCTCGGTGGTGAGAATGTACGTGAGATGAGTTTTGCACCCAAGCGAGCACTCATACTCGGTAATGAGGGAGAGGGGCTAAGCGGTCGGGTTCAAAAAGGGCTTGATCATGGCGTTTCTATCCCTATGGCACACGATTTTGACTCACTGAATGTGGGTGTTGCGGGGGCAATTTTAATGGAGAGAATGCGATGA